A genomic window from Chrysoperla carnea chromosome 3, inChrCarn1.1, whole genome shotgun sequence includes:
- the LOC123295296 gene encoding ras-related protein Rab-34, with amino-acid sequence MFESRSAVYKMLLEAASKDRTIHEFPKPYSLDCTPYKDCDFSDLVKNACLNGLNLHTPIITGLKICKVIVLGDVAVGKTSLVNRFCHQDFDNNYKATIGVDFEVERFDILNIPFNVQIWDTAGQERFKCIAQSYYRSSHIVILVFDLCNLMTLSNCKKWLDDALKVSQDPIIFLVGTKKDLMGNAAYEGVERHIMKVAKELNAEYWPVSARSGDGVHDLFERMAALAFNDLVEQERESVINAVKIGSDLVTLKNSQKEVTTKKPFCVIGCS; translated from the exons ATGTTTGAAAGTCGTTCCGctgtttataaaatgttattggaaGCAGCATCGAAAGATCGAACAATTCATGAATTCCcgaaaccgtacagtttagatTGTACACCGTATAAAGACTGTGATTTTAGTGATTTAGTGAAAAATGCTTGTTTAAATGGCCTTAATTTACATACACCAATTATTACtggtttgaaaatttgtaaagtaaTTGTTTTAGGTGATGTTGCTGTTGGCAAAACAAGTCTAGTAAatag ATTTTGTCATCAAGATTTTGATAACAATTACAAAGCTACAATTGGAGTTGATTTTGAAGTCGAACGTTTTGACATATTAAATATCCCATTTAATGTCCaaat ATGGGATACAGCCGGACAAGAAAGATTTAAGTGTATCGCACAATCATATTATAGATCGTCTCAta ttgTAATACTGGTATTTGACCTCTGTAATTTAATGACActttcaaattgtaaaaaatggttAGATGATGCACTAAAGGTGTCACAAGATCCGATAATATTTCTGGTTGGAACCAAGAAAGATTTAATg GGTAATGCTGCTTATGAAGGAGTCGAAAGGCATATTATGAAAGTTGCCAAAGAATTGAATGCCGAATATTGGCCAGTATCAGCTCGTTCCGGTGACGGTGttcatgatttatttgaaagaatGGCTGCATTGGCGTTTAATGATTTGGTTGAACAAGAAAGGGAGAGTGTTATAAATGCAGTCAAAATTGGATCGGATTTAGtta CGTTGAAGAATTCTCAAAAAGAAGTTACTACAAAGAAACCATTTTGTGTGATAGGTTGCAGTTAA